A genomic region of Raphanus sativus cultivar WK10039 chromosome 6, ASM80110v3, whole genome shotgun sequence contains the following coding sequences:
- the LOC108806446 gene encoding disease resistance protein RPS6, giving the protein MASSSSSSSSSSSPMITNCAHEVFLSFRGHDVRRKFRSHFLKELDRKVITFKDDEMERGHSIAPELIKAIQGSRISVVAFSENFANSSWCLDELAEIMRCREERGQIVIPIFYEVDPCHVRYQTHAFGEIFEKTCEGIEEEKKHMWRQALTHAANIAGEDSRNWPDEAKLVEKVVNDVSRKLNSTASNDFEDMVGIKSHMKNMNSLLNLESEEVLMVGVWGLCGVGKTTIGRALFSQLSCQFQGSMFIDKTKKNLTRAKSDDYNTQLYLQTQFLAEVLDQKDIKIQCLRALEERLGHKRVLVVFDDMDDHVLLNALVGKTTWFGPRSRIVVISEDREFLRARGIGSDRIYEVALPSGELALQMFCRCAFHQDSPPDGFMELATEAVKLTGNLPLSLNVLGSSLKGMKKEEWADRVPELRIRMAKQIDKTLRDSYDRLKEEDKAIFRHIACLFNHKPRDYVIRLLEDSKLDVDVGLVTLAERCLIQISGDNIIRMHEFLQEMGREIVRQPCIHEPGKREFLMECQEICDILAKGTGTKNVLGISLNLSEMKNKLCFGEEVFRGMTNLRFLRIYGISQEDKEISLEFRHLNLSTFKWWDGSLKPLKEGKYYMGRQLRLLEWWDYPMERLPSYICAENLVELIMPDSLLMMLWPGVQLLNNLKKIDLRRSKRLFELPNLSTATNLEELNLEDCWSLNKMQKTVTSSSIRYLKKLRKLDMKRCKELLLLPTDIDLESLHSLNLSGCSKLESFPHISRNISILVLDETKIEQVPGRIEDISGLNYLLMTGFSNLKYISSNISKLKHFEVMLFTVDTRTDDSGIVDNRKNDVFLSFHREDVRKAFVSYLHKEFMRDQNLATNVVNEIRSSRIAIVILADNYLSSERCLDELVEIIECSEETGQKVIPVYYDVDTVNITRQIQDIVKTESYPQKLRQALTTVAELQGYKFSTWDPETAVRQIRADDISFAPKELFDMETLKEQFNGLEWKEKVLFCHIACFFNNETYENVTQLLKDCGSDVGGSLEILYEKSLIQISVETVIIMRPVLQKIGRDEVLAEFINVPANRQFLMDTEGCDLLIDLTDNTKRMYGISFNVSEMEERLARDERLNGMKRLKFMRMYKDSLYGKEVRVHLVIGLHSLWERLSSI; this is encoded by the exons atggcttcttcttcttcttcttcttcttcttcttcttctccaatgATCACCAATTGTGCACACGAAGTATTCCTCAGCTTCAGAGGACACGACGTCCGCCGCAAGTTCCGTTCCCACTTTCTCAAGGAGCTCGACCGCAAGGTAATCACCTTCAAGGACGATGAGATGGAAAGAGGCCACTCTATTGCGCCTGAGCTTATCAAGGCCATACAAGGATCCAGGATCTCAGTTGTAGCGTTTTCCGAAAACTTTGCAAATTCGAGCTGGTGTTTGGATGAGTTAGCCGAGATCATGAGGTGCAGAGAGGAACGAGGCCAAATCGTGATACCCATTTTCTACGAAGTGGATCCTTGTCATGTCAGGTATCAAACCCACGCCTTCGGAGAGATCTTTGAAAAGACTTGCGAAGGCATAGAGGAGGAAAAGAAACATATGTGGCGACAGGCTTTGACCCACGCAGCCAACATAGCTGGAGAGGATTCTCGAAACTG gcCTGACGAAGCAAAATTGGTCGAGAAAGTTGTCAATGATGTTTCAAGAAAACTGAATTCAACAGCATCCAATGATTTTGAGGACATGGTGGGAATCAAAAGTCACATGAAAAACATGAATTCATTGTTGAATTTGGAGTCAGAGGAGGTGCTCATGGTAGGGGTTTGGGGTCTATGTGGAGTTGGCAAGACTACCATTGGACGAGCTCTCTTTAGTCAACTCTCCTGTCAGTTCCAAGGCAGCATGTTCATTGATAAAACTAAGAAGAATCTTACAAGGGCTAAATCAGATGACTACAACACACAGTTGTACTTGCAAACACAGTTTCTGGCTGAGGTTCTGGACCAGAAGGACATAAAGATACAGTGTTTACGTGCCCTGGAAGAAAGGTTAGGGCATAAGAGAGTTCTTGTTGTTTTTGATGATATGGATGATCATGTCCTCTTAAATGCCTTGGTGGGGAAAACTACATGGTTTGGTCCTAGAAGTAGAATTGTTGTAATTTCAGAAGATAGGGAGTTTCTAAGGGCCCGTGGAATTGGATCTGATCGTATTTATGAGGTGGCTTTACCGTCGGGAGAGCTAGCGTTGCAGATGTTCTGCCGATGTGCATTCCATCAAGACTCTCCACCTGATGGTTTTATGGAACTTGCTACTGAAGCTGTAAAGCTCACCGGGAACCTTCCACTGTCTCTCAATGTCTTGGGTTCATCCCTTAAAGGGATGAAGAAGGAGGAGTGGGCAGATAGGGTGCCTGAGCTCAGGATTCGTATGGCTAAACAGATTGATAAAACATTAAGAGACAGCTATGATAGgttaaaagaagaagacaaggcaATATTTCGTCACATCGCTTGTTTATTTAATCATAAGCCACGTGACTACGTGATACGATTGCTTGAAGATAGTAAGTTGGATGTTGACGTTGGACTGGTTACTCTAGCTGAAAGGTGTCTCATACAGATATCAGGGGATAATATCATTAGGATGCACGAGTTCCTGCAAGAGATGGGTAGAGAAATCGTACGTCAACCATGTATTCATGAGCCTGGAAAACGTGAATTCTTAATGGAGTGTCAGGAGATTTGTGATATACTTGCAAAAGGAACT GGAACTAAAAATGTTTTAGGCATATCTTTGAACTTATctgaaatgaaaaataagttATGTTTTGGAGAGGAAGTATTCAGAGGAATGACAAACCTTCGGTTTCTAAGAATCTACGGCATCTCACAAGAGGATAAAGAAATTAGCTTGGAATTTCGTCACCTCAACCTTAGTACGTTCAAATGGTGGGATGGCTCACTTAAGCCTTTAAAGGAAGGCAAATACTATATGGGGCGCCAACTTAGATTACTTGAATGGTGGGATTACCCAATGGAGCGCTTGCCTTCTTACATTTGTGCAGAAAACCTTGTTGAACTCATAATGCCCGATAGCCTCCTTATGATGTTGTGGCCTGGGGTTCAG CTGCTTAATAACCTCAAGAAGATAGATTTGCGGAGATCTAAAAGGCTATTTGAACTTCCAAATCTTTCAACGGCCACCAATCTCGAGGAACTAAATCTTGAAGATTGCTGGAGTCTGAACAAGATGCAAAAAACTGTTACTTCTTCCTCTATTCGTTATCTCAAGAAACTAAGGAAGCTAGACATGAAAAGATGCAAAGAACTGTTGCTTCTTCCAACCGATATTGACTTGGAGTCTCTCCATTCCCTCAATCTCAGTGGATGCTCCAAGTTAGAGAGTTTTCCTCACATTTCAAGGAATATTTCAATTCTTGTTCTTGATGAAACCAAGATTGAACAAGTTCCTGGAAGGATAGAAGATATCTCTGGGCTCAATTACTTATTGATGACCGGTTTCAgcaacttaaaatatatttcttctaACATTTCGAAACTGAAACATTTTGAGGTGATGTTGTTTACAGTGGACACGAGGACAGACGATAGTGGCATCGTTGACAATAGGAAAAACGATGTCTTCCTAAGCTTCCACAGGGAAGATGTTCGCAAAGCTTTTGTGAGCTACTTGCACAAGGAATTTATGAGAGACCAGAACTTAGCTACTAATGTTGTAAACGAGATAAGATCTTCAAGAATCGCAATAGTCATTCTTGCAGATAACTACTTGTCTTCGGAACGGTGCTTGGATGAGTTGGTGGAGATCATAGAGTGCAGCGAAGAGACTGGTCAAAAAGTGATCCCCGTTTATTATGATGTGGATACTGTTAATATCACAAGGCAGATCCAAGACATTGTAAAGACCGAATCGTACCCACAGAAACTGAGACAAGCTCTTACTACAGTAGCCGAACTTCAGGGATATAAATTCTCAACCTG GGATCCCGAAACTGCAGTGAGACAAATCCGGGCTGATGATATATCTTTTGCACCAAAAGAGTTATTTGATATGGAAACTCTAAAAGAGCAATTCAATGGTCTAGAGTGGAAGGAGAAGGTGTTGTTTTGTCATATTGCTTGCTTTTTCAATAATGAGACATATGAGAATGTGACGCAATTGCTGAAAGACTGTGGGTCTGATGTTGGAGGTAGTCTTGAGATTCTGTATGAAAAGTCTCTGATACAGATATCAGTAGAGACAGTCATAATTATGCGTCCTGTGCTGCAAAAGATAGGCAGAGATGAAGTCCTTGCAGAATTCATTAACGTGCCTGCGAATCGTCAGTTCTTGATGGATACTGAGGGTTGCGACCTACTTATTGATCTAACT GATAATACTAAAAGAATGTACGGTATCTCGTTTAACGTGTCGGAAATGGAAGAGAGATTGGCAAGAGATGAAAGACTGAACGGAATGAAAAGGTTGAAGTTTATGAGAATGTACAAGGACAGTTTGTACGGTAAAGAAGTCAGAGTTCATTTAGTTATTGGCCTCCACTCGTTGTGGGAACGCCTTAGTAGTATTTGA